A window of the Diospyros lotus cultivar Yz01 unplaced genomic scaffold, ASM1463336v1 superscaf1, whole genome shotgun sequence genome harbors these coding sequences:
- the LOC127792798 gene encoding O-fucosyltransferase 20-like, with amino-acid sequence MAKSKKQAYISVPSQIIGSLSSSSLQSLLVSPKKSSKNKNKPWKTARFWLFCIFLCAFLGMLKMWFNLEPLTPFPPNPCSIFRQESSSPNTFSRSQLGVFPMKNGVGEKSGFWKQPDGLGYRPCLSFRGEYKKWSQEIVKDRTKYLMVVVSGGMNQQRNQIVDAVVIARILGAALVVPILQVNVIWGDESEFSDIFDLDHFKAVLASDVRIVSSLPSTHLMSRPVEERMMPVNATPQWIRAHYLRKFRRDGVLLLRGLDSRLSKNLPSDLQKLRCKVAFHALKFAPPILELGNKLTDRMRSKGPYLALHLRMEKDVWVRTGCLPGLGTNYDEIVINERKLRPELLTSKSSMTYHDRKLAGLCPLNALEVTRLLKALGAPKDARIYWAGGNPLGGEEALLPLTREFPNLYNKEDLALPGELEPFARKASFMAAIDYIVAENSDVFMPSHGGNMGHAIQGHRAYAGHRKYITPNKRKMLPYFLNASLLEADFNKIIMDLHQESLGQPELRSSKAGRDVTKFPVPECMCNDSNSRSSMLFNSQNLEIR; translated from the exons ATGGCTAAATCCAAGAAGCAAGCGTACATCTCTGTCCCATCTCAGATAATCGGCTCTCTCTCGTCTTCTTCGCTCCAATCTCTCCTGGTCTCTCCCAAGAAGTCCtccaagaacaagaacaagccATGGAAAACCGCAAGGTTCTGGCTTTTCTGCATCTTTCTCTGCGCCTTTCtcggaatgttgaagatgtggTTCAACCTCGAACCTTTGACTCCATTTCCTCCCAACCCATGTTCCATTTTCCGTCAAGAATCATCCTCTCCAAACACCTTTTCGAGATCACAGCTGGGTGTTTTCCCAATGAAAAATGGAGTAGGGGAAAAGAGTGGGTTCTGGAAGCAACCTGACGGGTTGGGGTACAGGCCTTGCTTGAGCTTCAGGGGGGAGTACAAGAAATGGAGTCAAGAGATTGTGAAAGATAGAACAAAGTATTTAATGGTGGTGGTTTCCGGTGGGATGAACCAGCAGAGGAATCAGATTGTTGATGCTGTGGTGATTGCAAGAATCCTTGGAGCTGCTCTGGTTGTTCCAATCCTGCAAGTCAATGTTATCTGGGGTGATGAAAG TGAGTTTTCTGATATATTTGATTTGGATCACTTCAAGGCAGTTCTTGCCAGTGATGTTCGAATAGTTTCATCACTGCCATCAACGCATTTAATGTCGAGGCCGGTGGAGGAGAGGATGATGCCGGTCAATGCCACCCCTCAATGGATTCGCGCTCATTATCTCAGAAAG TTTAGGAGAGATGGTGTTCTGCTTCTTCGCGGTCTGGATTCCCGGCTCTCCAAGAATCTTCCCTCGGATCTTCAGAAGCTTCGTTGCAAG GTGGCATTTCATGCTCTGAAGTTTGCCCCGCCAATCCTAGAACTCGGTAACAAGCTCACGGACAGGATGAGGAGCAAGGGACCTTACCTCGCTCTGCATTTACGCATGGAGAAGGATGTGTGGGTGAGGACGGGTTGTCTTCCCGGCTTGGGGACCAATTATGACGAGATAGTAATAAACGAGAGAAAGCTCCGACCTGAGCTCTTGACTTCAAAATCAAGCATGACTTATCATGACAGAAAGCTTGCTGGCCTCTGCCCCTTAAATGCCTTGGAGGTTACAAG GCTACTTAAAGCTCTGGGAGCCCCAAAGGATGCAAGAATATACTGGGCTGGGGGAAATCCACTTGGAGGGGAAGAAGCCTTGTTGCCACTGACCAGAGAATTTCCCAATTTGTACAACAAGGAAGACCTTGCTTTGCCCGGGGAACTCGAACCATTTGCAAGAAAGGCTTCCTTCATGGCTGCCATTGACTACATAGTAGCTGAAAATAGCGACGTTTTCATGCCATCTCACGGTGGAAATATGGGCCATGCGATCCAG GGACACAGGGCTTATGCAGGGCACAGAAAGTACATTACTCCGAATAAACGAAAGATGCTGCCTTACTTCCTAAATGCTTCTCTTCTTGAAGCAGACTTCAACAAGATTATAATGGACTTGCACCAAGAATCCTTGGGCCAGCCAGAACTGAGATCTAGCAAAGCTGGAAGAGACGTCACAAAATTTCCAGTCCCCGAATGCATGTGCAACGATTCAAATTCGCGATCTTCCATGTTATTCAACTCCCAAAACCTTGAGATACGATGA
- the LOC127793208 gene encoding S-adenosyl-L-methionine-dependent uroporphyrinogen III methyltransferase, chloroplastic isoform X1 yields the protein MALLNRLPSISSSTQFRKQSNSQNLSPVCSLQFTPHSPSPFTEKHSIERYQRDQWLYKNQLTRPLSWPLRPHDPSSIRDHDIALQLPELKRLLEVLREKRERGGSGGGEGEGEGEGRGPGNVFLVGTGPGDPELLTLKAVRVIGGADLLLYDRLVSNEVLDLVGPDARLLYVGKTAGYHSRTQEEIHELLLSFAEAGATVVRLKGGDPLVFGRGGEEMDFLQQQGIHVQVIPGITAASGIAAELGIPLTHRGVANSVRFLTGHSRKGGTDPLFVAENAADPDSTLVVYMGLSTLPSLAQKLIHHGLPPDTPAAAVERGTTPQQRMVFAELKNLADKISSAQFVSPTLIIIGKVVALSPFWPHFSKDAPFLLEAQ from the exons ATGGCTCTCCTCAACAGGCTTCCTTCGATCTCTTCTTCAACCCAATTCAGAAAACAATCGAATTCCCAGAACCTCTCCCCAGTTTGCTCCCTCCAATTCACACCCCATTCTCCCTCGCCCTTCACGGAAAAACACTCCATCGAGCGCTACCAGAGGGACCAATGGCTGTACAAGAACCAGCTGACCCGACCCCTTTCCTGGCCTCTCCGACCCCACGATCCCAGCTCAATCCGGGACCACGACATTGCCCTGCAGCTGCCGGAGCTGAAGCGGCTGCTCGAGGTgctgagagagaagagagagagaggaggctCCGGCGGCGGCGAAGgcgaaggagaaggagaaggaagaggCCCCGGGAACGTTTTCTTGGTGGGTACCGGGCCGGGTGACCCGGAGCTGTTGACATTGAAGGCTGTGAGGGTGATTGGGGGCGCTGATCTTTTGTTGTATGATCGGTTGGTGTCCAATGAGGTGTTGGATTTGGTGGGTCCTGATGCGAGACTGCTGTATGTTGGCAAGACTGCTGGGTACCATAGCCGGACCCAG GAGGAGATTCATGAGTTGCTCTTGAGCTTTGCAGAAGCTGGGGCTACTGTTGTAAGACTTAAAGGAGGGGATCCCCTG GTGTTTGGGAGGGGTGGGGAGGAGATGGACTTCTTGCAACAACAAGGGATCCATGTGCAAGTCATTCCAG GTATCACTGCTGCTTCAGGAATAGCAGCAGAGCTAGGGATTCCTTTAACACATCGAGGTGTTGCAAATAGTGTCAGATTTCTTACGGGCCACTCAAGGAAAGGAGGAACAGACCCCCTATTTGTAGCAGAGAATGCAGCTGACCCCGATTCAACATTGGTTGTTTATATGGGCTTGTCAACTCTTCCTTCACTCGCTCAAAAGTTGATACATCATGGTTTGCCTCCAGACACACCGGCTGCTGCAGTTGAGCGAGGGACCACCCCTCAACAACGCATG GTTTTTGCTGAACTGAAGAACCTTGCTGACAAAATTTCATCGGCCCAATTTGTATCACCTACACTGATAATTATCGGAAAAGTTGTTGCACTATCACCATTCTGGCCCCATTTCTCCAAGGATGCACCCTTCTTACTGGAGGCTCAATAA
- the LOC127793208 gene encoding S-adenosyl-L-methionine-dependent uroporphyrinogen III methyltransferase, chloroplastic isoform X2, with product MALLNRLPSISSSTQFRKQSNSQNLSPVCSLQFTPHSPSPFTEKHSIERYQRDQWLYKNQLTRPLSWPLRPHDPSSIRDHDIALQLPELKRLLEVLREKRERGGSGGGEGEGEGEGRGPGNVFLVGTGPGDPELLTLKAVRVIGGADLLLYDRLVSNEVLDLVGPDARLLYVGKTAGYHSRTQEEIHELLLSFAEAGATVVRLKGGDPLVFGRGGEEMDFLQQQGIHVQVIPGITAASGIAAELGIPLTHRGVANSVRFLTGHSRKGGTDPLFVAENAADPDSTLVVYMGLSTLPSLAQKLIHHGLPPDTPAAAVERGTTPQQRMLPGMRSFLFIWSPMLPQRIRCKLCGI from the exons ATGGCTCTCCTCAACAGGCTTCCTTCGATCTCTTCTTCAACCCAATTCAGAAAACAATCGAATTCCCAGAACCTCTCCCCAGTTTGCTCCCTCCAATTCACACCCCATTCTCCCTCGCCCTTCACGGAAAAACACTCCATCGAGCGCTACCAGAGGGACCAATGGCTGTACAAGAACCAGCTGACCCGACCCCTTTCCTGGCCTCTCCGACCCCACGATCCCAGCTCAATCCGGGACCACGACATTGCCCTGCAGCTGCCGGAGCTGAAGCGGCTGCTCGAGGTgctgagagagaagagagagagaggaggctCCGGCGGCGGCGAAGgcgaaggagaaggagaaggaagaggCCCCGGGAACGTTTTCTTGGTGGGTACCGGGCCGGGTGACCCGGAGCTGTTGACATTGAAGGCTGTGAGGGTGATTGGGGGCGCTGATCTTTTGTTGTATGATCGGTTGGTGTCCAATGAGGTGTTGGATTTGGTGGGTCCTGATGCGAGACTGCTGTATGTTGGCAAGACTGCTGGGTACCATAGCCGGACCCAG GAGGAGATTCATGAGTTGCTCTTGAGCTTTGCAGAAGCTGGGGCTACTGTTGTAAGACTTAAAGGAGGGGATCCCCTG GTGTTTGGGAGGGGTGGGGAGGAGATGGACTTCTTGCAACAACAAGGGATCCATGTGCAAGTCATTCCAG GTATCACTGCTGCTTCAGGAATAGCAGCAGAGCTAGGGATTCCTTTAACACATCGAGGTGTTGCAAATAGTGTCAGATTTCTTACGGGCCACTCAAGGAAAGGAGGAACAGACCCCCTATTTGTAGCAGAGAATGCAGCTGACCCCGATTCAACATTGGTTGTTTATATGGGCTTGTCAACTCTTCCTTCACTCGCTCAAAAGTTGATACATCATGGTTTGCCTCCAGACACACCGGCTGCTGCAGTTGAGCGAGGGACCACCCCTCAACAACGCATG TTGCCTGGAATGAGATCATTTCTTTTCATCTGGTCTCCAATGCTGCCTCAAAGAATAAGATGCAAACTATGTGGAATATGA